The sequence TCCAGATTTGCTGGGGCGCTTCATTGAGCCGGGAATTACTTTTCTGTGTCGTATAGTTGACATCATAAGTGAAAAGTGTCAGCGTATTACGGCCTACAACCCCCCGTGGGTAGGTCTGGTCATCGCTAAAATCGGCGATCAATGTTCCGGCTGGACCACTGTACATATCCGCAAACGGATCATAAGCCGCTATGAGCCCTTTCTCCGCATCGGCTGCGGTTTTGTAAAACGCTTCGGTATAGATGGACGAATAAATGGTTTCGTCCAGTTGGCAGGATGCCAGGCTGAAGGCAACTACTATAGGAATAAGTATCTTTTTCATTTGCTTAAAGAGCGAAAGAGTGAATGAGCGAAAGGTGAAGGATTGTAATAGTTGTGAATTGTATGAATGCGATCTATTTGCACGTTCACTCATTCACTCTTTCGCTCATTGGTTAAAACGTTACCTGAAGACCGCCCAGAAATGATTTGGCTTGTGGATACACCAGATTGTCGATACCAATGGCGGTATTTGAACCCGCGTACGTGTTCACTTCCGGATCAAAACCACTGTATTTAGTGATCGTGAAGAGGTTGTTGGTACTCACATACACCCGAATTTGCTGGAGTCCTTTGATGCGTGGCAGCGTATAACCCAACGTCAGATTCTTGCAACGCAGGTACGAGCCATCTTCAACTACCTGGCTGGTTACGGGCAGGCGACCTGCCTGAAAACCGCTCACATACTGATTGCTTGGGTTGGTAGCCGACCAGCGATTGGCAAGCCCTGCCAACTGATTCCGTTGTCCCAGCGGCATTTCGAACGAAAGACGGCTCGCGTTGTAAATATCATTTCCCTGTGAACCCGACAGAAACATATTCAGATCGAAGCCTTTGAACGATAGATTGGTGGAAAAACCGTAAATGAATTTCGGGTTCGGATTTCCGGTAATCACCTGGTCTGCAGCCGAAATAGCGCCGTCGCCGTTGATGTCTTTCACTTTCAGACCGCCCAAACGACCGTCATAACCAGGAAGAATTGCCTCGCCAGTTTGATTGATTCCGTCGAAAACATAGGTTTTGAAAACGCCCAGTGGCTGGCCAACTTTCAATACCGAATAGGCCGTGATGAACCGCTCCTGCGTGGTGCCACCGTCCAGATCCAGCACTTTATTGCGGTTCATAGTCATATTGCCAGAAACACTCCATTTTAGCGGGCCATCCAGAATCCGGGCATTTACGGCGAATTCCAGTCCCTTGTTTTCCAGCGAAGCAAAATTGCCCGTGATCGTGCTGTAGCCAGAGCTCAACGGCAAGCCTTTCACATACAATAAATCTTTGGTGGTCTTCTGATACGCATCGATAATGACGCTGATACGGTTATTAAGTAGGCTAATGTCAAGGCCAATGTCTGACTGGGTAGATTTTTCCCAGCGTAAATCGGGGTTGGCGATGCCCGACGGATTAATACCAATCATATACGTGTGATTAATGTTGTAATCACTACCGGGATTGGGTGCCGATACAGTCGCCAATGATTGATACGGGTTGAGACCACCGGCATTTCCGGTAATACCGTAGCTAGCACGCAGTTTCAAATCTGAAAGCCAGGAAAGGTTCTTGGCAAATGGCTCCTCAATGATCCGCCATGCTGCAGAAACAGCCGGAAATAAACCGTATTTGTTGTTGGCTCCGAATCTGCTGGACCCATCGACGCGGGCAGTCAAGTCCAGGAAATACTTGTCTTTGTAGCCGTAATTGATACGGGCTAGGTACGAGTCCAGACGGGTACGAGACCGACTGCTGGTGATCGTTCGGGTTAACGCCAGTTGCAGGGCTTCGTTCTGGGTGGCATCGTTCGGGAAGCCAGTGGCGTTGATTTGATTGGAATTATTGTCCTCCGATTGGGAAGCCACTACCGCCGTCGCCTTAAACGAATGATGCTGAGCAAACAGGGTGCTGTAGGTCAGGATGCTTTCGTGCAGCAAAGCCAGCCCGTTAGTATTCACCTTAAAGCCTGATCCCGAATTATCATTCAAATCCGCTTTGTTAACGATCGAACGGGGCGAATACCCATCGCGCAAACTACTTTGCAGGTCCGTATTGAAGGATGCCCGGTACGTTAGACCCTTCAGAATAGTAAAATCAGCATAGAGGTTGATGAGGGTCCGTTTGATGGCGTTCCGGTTCAGCACACTGGCGAAGTTGAGCGGATTGGTAACTTCCCGATACTGACCGCCAGCCTGCTCGCCAAATGGAAAAATCGTACCATCAGCACGGTAAGGTACCAGCGTTGGGGGGGCACCAATGGCCGCACCGAGGATGGAAGCCGTTACAACGCCCGCGTCACCGATCGTTTCAGAACCGGTTGTGATACCGGAGTTAATGGCGTAACTGCCTAAGATACTGGTTCCTACTTTTAACCGTTCGCTTATTCGGTGATCAACATTCAACCGGTATGAATACCGTTTAAAGGCCGAGTTAATGATGATACCGTCTTGATTGAAGTAACTAGCCGAAAGAGCTAACTGGGTTTTTTCGTTTCCGCCGTTGATCGACAACTGGTGATTTTGGATGGGTGCCTCACGGAAAATGAGATTTTGCCAGTTCGTGCCTGCCCCTAACGATGCTGGATCGGGATAGAAATTATTTTTGAAAACCTCGTTTTCCAATTGCGCAAATTGAGCCGCATTCAAAA comes from Spirosoma aureum and encodes:
- a CDS encoding SusC/RagA family TonB-linked outer membrane protein; this encodes MKKRIRFLFCLGLTVLAAASGVLAQGLTVNGRVTGPDGNALPGVSVILKNTQRGTTTNAEGRYSLPNVSTENGTAVLTFSFIGYVSQDVTVGNRSTIDLTLQTDDRSLNEVVVVGYGTQRKIETTGAIASVKAADLVQTPVANVAQGLQSRVAGVQVNQNTGAPGGNVSVRIRGTNSINGSSEPLYVVDGIQISNSGGINDVSPLSTINPNDIESVEILKDASASAIYGSRAANGVVLITTKRGKTGATRVTLDSYYGVQKVNKTLPVLNAAQFAQLENEVFKNNFYPDPASLGAGTNWQNLIFREAPIQNHQLSINGGNEKTQLALSASYFNQDGIIINSAFKRYSYRLNVDHRISERLKVGTSILGSYAINSGITTGSETIGDAGVVTASILGAAIGAPPTLVPYRADGTIFPFGEQAGGQYREVTNPLNFASVLNRNAIKRTLINLYADFTILKGLTYRASFNTDLQSSLRDGYSPRSIVNKADLNDNSGSGFKVNTNGLALLHESILTYSTLFAQHHSFKATAVVASQSEDNNSNQINATGFPNDATQNEALQLALTRTITSSRSRTRLDSYLARINYGYKDKYFLDLTARVDGSSRFGANNKYGLFPAVSAAWRIIEEPFAKNLSWLSDLKLRASYGITGNAGGLNPYQSLATVSAPNPGSDYNINHTYMIGINPSGIANPDLRWEKSTQSDIGLDISLLNNRISVIIDAYQKTTKDLLYVKGLPLSSGYSTITGNFASLENKGLEFAVNARILDGPLKWSVSGNMTMNRNKVLDLDGGTTQERFITAYSVLKVGQPLGVFKTYVFDGINQTGEAILPGYDGRLGGLKVKDINGDGAISAADQVITGNPNPKFIYGFSTNLSFKGFDLNMFLSGSQGNDIYNASRLSFEMPLGQRNQLAGLANRWSATNPSNQYVSGFQAGRLPVTSQVVEDGSYLRCKNLTLGYTLPRIKGLQQIRVYVSTNNLFTITKYSGFDPEVNTYAGSNTAIGIDNLVYPQAKSFLGGLQVTF